The Candidatus Paceibacter sp. genomic sequence TTGCTTGAGTATTTGAACTTTGGCGGCTATCCTCGGGTGATTACGGCAAATTCCTTTGAAGAAAAAATGATGGTTATTTCTGAACTTTATGGAAGTTATATGGAAAAAGACATCGCATACTTGCTGAGAGTGGAGAAATTGGACGCCTTTTCCTCTCTAGTAAAAATTATTGCCGGTCAGACTGGCAGAATAATCAACTATTCAGAACTATCAAACACAATCGGATTATCCATGGCGACAATTAAAAACTATTTATGGTATTTGGAAAAAACCTTTATAACCGGCACGGTTTCGCCATTTTTTAAAAACAAAAGAAAAGAGATTACAAAAGCTCCTGTCGTCTATTTCCACGATCTTGGTTTTAGAAATTATTCAGTCGGACTTTTTGGAAAGACGGCCCAGACGGACGGTTCAGGTTTCGCTTTTCAAAATTTTGTTTTCAACGCGTTGAAAACCAGCTTGCAATTTTCCGGCGCCGAAATAAGACACTGGAGAACAAAAGAAAAAGCGGAAGTTGATTTTGTGATAACTTCAGGAGATAGAGTAACTCCGGTAGAAGTTAAATATTCAGAACTTAAGAAACCGGAAGTCGGCCGTTCGTTAAAAAGTTTTATTGATAAATACAAACCCCAAAAAGCCTTCGTAGTAAATAAAAGTTTTAAAGAAACGTTTGTCATTGACAAGACCGAAGTAAACTTTATTCCTTTTTGGGAATTGGCAGGCAGGGGGATTTTGGATTAAATCATTACCAAACAAGCCAAAAACAAAAAAGAATCCATCGAGCAGGCCGAAATCAAAGAAATCCGCCAAAAATGGTGGGTGAAGTAGGGGATTGACAAAAAGTTAATACTATATAGACTGTTTGGGTTGTAAAATGAGTACGTTGAAATAAAGATTACACCGCAGGATCACGCGATCCCGCGGATTTTTAAAATCTGCTAAGGAGGGCAGTATGAAGTATTTGCTGGTGATTTTGTTTGTGGTTGCGGGATTATTTTTTATGAACAATGATGATGCCTTAGCTTCATCAAAGAGAGAGGAGGCTCTTCATTTGATCCGGGAGGCGCAAATGAGAACAATCGGAGAAAAGTATGTCGCCTACGGGAACGTAATATGCCTCATAGAGCAAGGGCATAAACACAAAGCAGGTGAGGCATTAAATGCGTTGATGGCCGATGAAGCTGACTCTGCCATGCTTGATATGGTCTCTGATGCTTACTTTGTCTTGAAACTAAACCCCAAACCAAAATCTGGAGGAACATACACAAACATCAGCGGTTTTGTGTATGAGGTATCCAGTAGCGGGAACGAGAAAAAAGCGGGTGGAACCGTATATTTCTGGAACTACCTGCGAACAATTTTGCTGTATAAATTCCCTGCTACGGCCAGTGCCGGATATTATGGCAGGATCTGGGTGCAGCGTTATGACTGCAGGGGAAGGGTTACGTCAAGCGGAAAATATTCCGCATGGAGGAACGACTATCTACCCGCATATCCCTCCGCGATTTTAAACTTTTACATTTACCAATAACACTAAGTCTTGGGCCGGATGAGTTAAAACTCATCCGGCCATTTTTTATTTTCTCCCTTTATTATGAAACGATTTATGCACGTCCCGTAGTTGTTTGTCGGTGATGTGGGTGTAGATTTGGGTGGTGGAGATGTTGGAGTGGCCGAGCATGGTTTGGACGGCGCGAATGTCGGCGCCGTTGGAGAGTAGGTCGGTGGCGAAGCAGTGGCGGATGACGTGCGGCGTGACTTTTTTGGAAATTCCAGCTTCTGTGGCGCGTTGTTTGATCATGCGCTCCACGGAGCGGGGAGTAAGGCGAGAAACATTGCCGGAACTGGGAAATTGGTTTCCTTGAGAACGGTCATAACGGGGAATTCTCCG encodes the following:
- a CDS encoding ATP-binding protein; protein product: MFIKRNIFEALKNHLDKKEMTLIVGPRQAGKTTLMMELKEYLEKTGNKTVFLSLDFENDRKFFTTQNSLTERLKLEFGNNKGYVFLDEIQRKEDAGLFLKGIYDMNLPHKFIISGSGSVELKEKVHESLAGRKMMFEVLPISFSELANFRTDYKYENRLLDFLNIEKDTAMSLLLEYLNFGGYPRVITANSFEEKMMVISELYGSYMEKDIAYLLRVEKLDAFSSLVKIIAGQTGRIINYSELSNTIGLSMATIKNYLWYLEKTFITGTVSPFFKNKRKEITKAPVVYFHDLGFRNYSVGLFGKTAQTDGSGFAFQNFVFNALKTSLQFSGAEIRHWRTKEKAEVDFVITSGDRVTPVEVKYSELKKPEVGRSLKSFIDKYKPQKAFVVNKSFKETFVIDKTEVNFIPFWELAGRGILD